One region of Vitis vinifera cultivar Pinot Noir 40024 chromosome 1, ASM3070453v1 genomic DNA includes:
- the LOC104880695 gene encoding stemmadenine O-acetyltransferase: MANGATLASFLCGWTLTASRAFESIADPLFDMATLFPPSDHLHVIMPSGLFSKQKIVTKRFVFDATSLATLKGRAAKATCMNNPTRIEAITALLCHAFGNLWRNAIASIAEGNNKIELPDIVVQLRTATRKINKEYVRKLQGEDGLSQAIESLKEVSEMVTKGQVEFYRSGSWVRFPFYQTDFGWEKPMWVCTSNAPIKNVVILIKARGPVMEKRHGYRWMNNT, encoded by the exons atggcCAATGGTGCAACATTAGCCTCATTTCTATGTGGTTGGACTTTAACCGCTAGCAGGGCTTTTGAAAGCATTGCTGATCCTCTTTTTGATATGGCAACCCTCTTTCCCCCGAGTGATCATCTGCATGTGATCATGCCATCTGGTTTGTTTAGTAAGCAGAAGATTGTAACTAAGAGGTTTGTGTTTGATGCAACCAGCTTAGCCACTCTAAAAGGCAGAGCTGCTAAGGCCACCTGCATGAACAACCCGACTCGCATTGAAGCCATCACAGCTCTTCTCT GCCATGCGTTTGGCAATCTCTGGCGTAACGCCATTGCTTCAATAGCAGAGGGCAACAACAAGATAGAGCTGCCTGATATAGTTGTTCAGCTGAGGACAGCCACAAGGAAGATCAATAAAGAGTACGTGAGGAAACTTCAAGGTGAAGATGGGCTATCACAGGCTATTGAATCTCTGAAAGAAGTAAGTGAAATGGTGACCAAAGGGCAGGTTGAGTTTTACAGGTCTGGCAGTTGGGTGAGATTTCCATTTTACCAGACTGATTTTGGATGGGAAAAGCCTATGTGGGTATGCACCAGCAATGCGCCTATTAAGAATGTTGTTATCTTGATAAAAGCACGAGGTCCGGTGATGGAAAAGAGGCATGGGTATCGATGGATGAACAACACATGA
- the LOC100257978 gene encoding acyltransferase Pun1: MEIMKPEIISRQTIKPSSPTPDSKKIYKLSLLDLLIANRIYVPIIFFYQNKEGDNSVDVAHISSGLKKSLSETLTHYYPLAGRIKDGVTVECNDEGAYFSEARIDCHLEGFLKHPEARDYLDLLMPVEIQSNSSDMGSLLLIQITFFSCGRTAIGMRVSHKVSDLHGISAFLNDWATMARKSGEEISAELTPFFPPGDSLSMPEAKPYKGNLVKKRFVFDAVKLGALKAMATQSGVENPTRVEVVAALIYRCAVAASKVSSGSLKPSVLLQTVNLRKRIVPPLPEKSFGNMVWFYSIHTARESEIEFHALVGQLKAGLAHFCDTYGKIFTGQELIPLMFKERAKFTHSNDNHHVNKYICTSWCRTSLYQTDFGWGKPIWLSPTGIGSKNIICLTDTREGDGIEAFVTLEKQEMAVFERDEELLQFSSLN; this comes from the coding sequence ATGGAAATCATGAAACCGGAGATAATATCCCGACAAACCATCAAACCTTCCTCTCCCACCCCAGAttccaaaaaaatttacaagcTCTCCTTATTAGATCTACTTATTGCTAATCGCATTTATGTGCCTATCATCTTCTTCTATCAGAACAAGGAAGGGGATAACTCAGTTGATGTCGCCCATATATCAAGTGGGCTCAAGAAATCCCTATCTGAAACCCTAACCCATTACTATCCACTAGCTGGAAGGATCAAAGATGGAGTTACGGTTGAGTGCAACGATGAGGGAGCCTATTTTTCCGAAGCCCGAATTGATTGCCACCTGGAAGGATTTCTAAAACATCCAGAGGCTCGGGATTATTTAGACCTGCTTATGCCAGTTGAAATCCAATCGAACAGCTCAGACATGGGCAGTTTATTGCTTATTCAGATCACCTTTTTCAGCTGTGGAAGAACTGCGATTGGGATGCGTGTGTCACACAAGGTTTCTGATCTCCACGGCATAAGTGCCTTCTTGAATGACTGGGCCACGATGGCACGTAAATCTGGTGAGGAAATCTCCGCTGAGTTAACTCCTTTCTTCCCACCCGGTGATTCATTGAGTATGCCTGAAGCTAAGCCTTACAAAGGAAATTTGGTCAAGAAGAGGTTTGTATTTGACGCCGTAAAACTAGGTGCACTCAAGGCCATGGCGACTCAGTCTGGAGTGGAAAATCCCACACGGGTCGAAGTTGTGGCTGCTCTTATTTACAGATGTGCGGTTGCTGCATCTAAAGTGAGCTCAGGTTCTCTAAAACCATCTGTTCTACTCCAAACTGTGAACTTGCGGAAAAGGATTGTCCCACCATTGCCGGAGAAGTCTTTTGGAAACATGGTTTGGTTTTATAGCATACACACTGCACGAGAGAGTGAGATTGAGTTCCATGCCTTGGTGGGTCAGTTGAAGGCAGGGCTGGCACATTTCTGTGATACCTATGGGAAAATTTTCACAGGACAAGAACTGATACCGCTCATGTTCAAGGAGAGGGCTAAATTTACCCATTCCAACGATAATCACCATGTCAATAAGTATATATGCACTAGTTGGTGTAGGACTTCATTATACCAAACAGACTTTGGATGGGGAAAACCCATATGGCTAAGTCCTACAGGCATTGGTTCAAAGAATATAATCTGTTTGACTGATACCAGAGAAGGCGATGGAATTGAAGCATTTGTTACTCTTGAAAAACAAGAGATGGCTGTATTTGAACGTGATGAGGAGCTCCTTCAATTCTCCTCTTTGAATTAA